The following are encoded in a window of Brevibacillus sp. DP1.3A genomic DNA:
- a CDS encoding DUF4129 domain-containing protein has protein sequence MISTSPWVDDKEHLQEILARDEFNLPQGSGENWIQRAMEFVIELIADLFKWTSIPSGAANTVSTLVLIMAVLGLVGIIYWLFRRMIWVQKKHRPLFMEGEKIRSHADYLRDAKEKAARGEWREGERSLFLALLVYLQMKSWVRVEKWKTNWEYAEEIEANQPSLRDVFGSFAREFDAVWYGQALVDEASFWQRVNELEGIWREEGQHG, from the coding sequence ATGATTAGCACGAGTCCTTGGGTAGATGACAAGGAGCATTTACAAGAGATTCTAGCCAGAGACGAGTTCAATTTGCCCCAAGGTAGTGGAGAGAACTGGATTCAAAGAGCGATGGAGTTTGTGATCGAGTTGATCGCCGATCTTTTTAAGTGGACCAGTATTCCATCTGGCGCGGCTAATACCGTATCTACACTCGTGCTCATTATGGCAGTACTGGGACTGGTCGGCATCATTTACTGGTTGTTCCGCAGAATGATTTGGGTACAGAAGAAGCATCGACCGCTGTTTATGGAAGGTGAAAAAATACGTTCTCATGCAGACTATTTGCGTGATGCGAAAGAAAAGGCAGCGCGAGGAGAATGGCGGGAAGGAGAACGCTCGTTGTTTTTGGCGTTGTTGGTTTATTTGCAAATGAAGTCATGGGTTCGTGTGGAGAAATGGAAAACGAATTGGGAATACGCAGAAGAAATTGAGGCAAATCAACCGAGCTTACGCGATGTGTTCGGCAGCTTCGCACGAGAATTCGATGCTGTTTGGTACGGGCAGGCACTTGTTGATGAAGCGTCGTTCTGGCAGCGTGTAAACGAACTGGAAGGCATCTGGCGCGAGGAGGGACAGCATGGATAG
- a CDS encoding DUF4350 domain-containing protein — translation MDSLRTYRVGIVVATLLLVIVGWLIVKPTAELLPPYLASSAQPSGIKAVLVLLEEKGKQVKEWRQPMRFLPTATGQAMLVVEPERLMPEEQIDILDWVSEGNDLILFHSRPEWEDLPFYTEYIRDKENQERNIQGPLVQGKFMGKAETSLRFLEDDDMELLLYDDQGILGGRTEVGDGSVTFFLVPEWLTNQKIERLSHFEAIWPYVQGDWSVLWVDEYHHGLQEKPGFLAIYPGWLIVACIQLGILLLLYVWWRGKRFGPVYTLREWTVRRGDETLLAVSSWYERRGLAQDALRHREAYMRQLLYDRWGVHQRADRVEIVRYAKTRWTNQEVEKFAHLLERLEQAKNEGRYSPKSLLADSLLLDEITKRLEKE, via the coding sequence ATGGATAGTTTGCGCACCTATCGTGTCGGAATTGTTGTGGCTACCTTGCTGCTCGTCATCGTGGGCTGGTTGATTGTCAAGCCTACAGCCGAGCTTCTTCCACCGTACTTGGCTTCTTCTGCACAGCCGAGCGGAATCAAGGCTGTGCTCGTATTGCTGGAGGAAAAAGGCAAGCAGGTAAAGGAATGGCGGCAGCCTATGCGTTTTTTACCAACAGCAACTGGGCAGGCCATGCTCGTAGTAGAGCCGGAAAGACTGATGCCAGAGGAACAGATAGATATTCTGGATTGGGTCAGTGAAGGCAATGACCTGATTCTCTTTCACTCGAGACCAGAGTGGGAAGACCTTCCGTTTTATACGGAGTACATCCGGGATAAAGAAAATCAGGAGCGAAATATTCAGGGACCTCTCGTTCAGGGGAAGTTCATGGGCAAAGCAGAGACCTCATTGAGATTTTTAGAAGATGACGACATGGAGCTACTTCTCTACGACGATCAGGGGATACTCGGAGGAAGAACAGAAGTGGGAGATGGCAGTGTCACGTTTTTTCTCGTACCGGAATGGCTAACCAATCAAAAAATTGAGCGATTGTCCCACTTTGAAGCGATCTGGCCGTACGTACAAGGAGATTGGTCGGTCCTCTGGGTCGACGAATACCATCACGGCTTGCAGGAAAAACCAGGTTTTTTGGCGATCTACCCAGGGTGGCTCATAGTTGCCTGCATACAACTCGGTATCCTACTGTTGCTGTATGTGTGGTGGAGAGGAAAACGTTTCGGACCGGTCTATACGCTTAGGGAATGGACGGTGCGACGTGGTGATGAGACGTTGCTCGCCGTGTCTAGCTGGTATGAGCGAAGAGGGCTGGCACAGGATGCGTTACGACATCGAGAGGCTTACATGCGACAGCTGTTGTACGATCGGTGGGGAGTGCACCAACGGGCTGATCGAGTGGAAATCGTGCGATATGCCAAAACAAGATGGACAAATCAAGAGGTAGAGAAATTCGCTCATCTGCTGGAACGACTGGAACAGGCAAAAAACGAAGGGCGATACTCGCCGAAGAGCTTGCTTGCAGACAGTCTCTTGTTGGATGAGATTACGAAGCGTCTGGAGAAGGAGTGA
- a CDS encoding DEAD/DEAH box helicase — MSFQVSHQTIKEWCGRLSYERGKTFYRSGNVLVEHFQQEPAWIKTTVNAGKNNYQVTIELDESGMAAVCSCPTLASYDHYCQHIAASLLTMRDLQVDEHPVSYSTSFTTRQAGMTTQPDSQLTEGLFGLFVDRPIRTSHNRVLLDSRTTLALEIICKIVPYGFRKSMIGIELKLGPKRLYIVKDIRAFLDRLDKQQVYRFSSQFTYDPNLHRFLPEHKAILLELVQIYRTEKIYRETASYQYQEQKHVGGERVLLVPPFTWERLFALLLTAPSVHIQHHDQMYPTFACIDEPPPLHFEFDQTKTDEYQLEVQGFKQITVLEAYGLLFVDGKWHRLPKEQCHSLAELKHLLESHSSERIHIPAEKIEPFMVQIVPALMKLGNVQIAKAVSERVVQFQLKAKLYLDRVRDRLLAGLEFQYGDIVINPLEGYEGGGQRGSELILMRDGEKERQILELMEESAFTRTEGGYFLDDEEAEYDFLYHVVPKLEKLLKVFATTSVKIRIQPLHLPPKVKVDVDERTNWLDFRFDMDGIPESEIRSVIQSVEEKRRYHRLSNGALLPLETKEFEQINRFLDEMGMQYAEQMGSGFQLPAFRGLRLLDIPMQGQSVQLGKSLRQFLENMRNPDNLDFPEPESLQATLRDYQKFGYQWMKTLAHYGFGGILADDMGLGKTLQSITFLLSVLPEIREQKLPAIIVAPASLLYNWHNEIKKFAPNIRSVIVDGTKEERNQIVNELSEIDVLITSYPLLRRDHAQFEENSFHTLILDEAQTFKNYVTQTAQTVKRIKAKHRFALTGTPVENRVEELWSIYDAVFPELFPARKEFLDLPRDTIAKRTRPFLLRRLKTEVLKELPAKIETLQSARLLPEQKKLYVAYLAQLQQETVKHLYNKGFQKNRIKILAGLTRLRQICCHPALFVKEYDGGSSKLEQLFEIIGECKNARKRVLLFSQFTEMLGIIGRELGYHGVPFFYLDGQTPVAERLDLCNRFNEGERDLFLMSLKAGGTGLNVTGADTVILYDLWWNPAVEQQAADRAHRIGQKNVVQVIRLVAEGTVEEKMYELQQKKKNLIEEIITPGQEAISALTEQEIRELLMI, encoded by the coding sequence ATGAGCTTTCAAGTGAGTCATCAAACGATAAAAGAATGGTGCGGTCGCCTTTCTTATGAAAGAGGAAAGACTTTTTACCGTTCTGGGAACGTGCTTGTGGAGCATTTTCAACAGGAGCCTGCCTGGATCAAAACGACAGTGAACGCAGGAAAAAATAATTATCAGGTCACTATTGAACTGGACGAGTCTGGTATGGCAGCAGTGTGCAGTTGCCCTACTTTAGCGTCGTACGATCACTACTGCCAACATATCGCAGCCTCTTTGTTAACCATGCGTGATCTGCAAGTAGATGAGCATCCTGTCAGCTATTCCACTTCCTTTACAACGAGACAAGCAGGCATGACAACACAGCCTGATTCCCAGCTAACTGAGGGACTGTTCGGCTTGTTCGTGGACCGACCGATTCGGACAAGCCATAATCGCGTGTTGCTGGATTCACGAACAACGCTTGCCTTGGAAATCATATGTAAAATCGTACCGTACGGCTTTCGCAAGAGCATGATCGGAATAGAGCTGAAACTAGGGCCAAAGAGGTTGTACATCGTAAAGGACATTCGCGCGTTTTTAGACCGGTTGGATAAGCAGCAAGTGTATCGTTTCTCTAGCCAATTTACCTATGATCCGAATTTGCATCGCTTTTTGCCAGAACATAAAGCCATCCTCCTTGAACTCGTGCAAATTTACCGCACGGAAAAAATATATCGAGAGACAGCCAGTTACCAGTATCAGGAACAGAAGCATGTAGGTGGCGAACGGGTTCTTCTTGTTCCGCCATTTACCTGGGAGCGATTATTTGCTTTGTTACTAACCGCACCGTCTGTTCACATTCAGCATCATGACCAAATGTATCCAACGTTTGCATGTATCGATGAGCCGCCGCCACTCCACTTCGAATTTGACCAGACAAAAACCGATGAATATCAGCTGGAAGTCCAAGGATTCAAACAAATCACTGTCTTGGAAGCTTACGGATTGTTGTTCGTAGATGGCAAATGGCACAGACTGCCAAAGGAACAATGCCACAGTTTGGCAGAGCTGAAGCACTTGTTAGAATCTCATAGCAGTGAGCGGATTCACATTCCAGCGGAAAAAATCGAGCCATTCATGGTGCAGATTGTTCCGGCCTTGATGAAACTGGGGAACGTGCAAATTGCAAAGGCCGTCTCGGAACGAGTCGTGCAATTCCAGTTAAAAGCCAAGCTGTATTTGGACAGGGTAAGAGACCGGCTACTGGCGGGACTTGAGTTTCAATATGGCGATATCGTCATCAATCCGCTGGAAGGCTATGAAGGGGGAGGGCAACGTGGCAGTGAGCTGATTTTGATGCGTGACGGGGAGAAGGAGCGACAGATTTTAGAGCTGATGGAGGAAAGTGCCTTTACCCGCACGGAAGGAGGGTATTTTCTCGATGACGAGGAAGCTGAGTACGACTTCCTTTACCACGTCGTCCCTAAGCTGGAAAAACTGTTAAAGGTATTCGCGACAACTTCCGTAAAAATCAGGATTCAGCCTCTCCACCTACCACCCAAAGTAAAAGTGGATGTCGATGAGCGAACAAATTGGCTGGATTTTCGCTTTGATATGGATGGGATACCCGAGTCCGAGATCCGAAGTGTGATCCAATCGGTAGAAGAAAAGCGCAGATATCATCGGCTGTCGAATGGAGCGCTCCTGCCGCTTGAGACAAAGGAATTTGAGCAAATCAATCGTTTCCTGGACGAGATGGGCATGCAATATGCTGAGCAAATGGGAAGTGGTTTTCAACTGCCTGCTTTTCGCGGACTGCGCTTGCTTGATATACCTATGCAGGGACAGTCTGTTCAGCTAGGCAAATCATTGCGCCAGTTTTTGGAGAATATGCGTAACCCTGATAATCTGGACTTTCCAGAACCCGAATCTTTGCAGGCGACACTTCGAGATTATCAGAAGTTTGGTTATCAATGGATGAAAACACTAGCACACTACGGCTTTGGGGGAATTCTTGCAGACGATATGGGCCTGGGGAAGACATTGCAAAGTATTACTTTTCTTCTCTCTGTTCTGCCCGAAATCCGAGAACAAAAGCTCCCAGCGATTATCGTGGCTCCTGCCTCTCTTTTATACAATTGGCACAATGAAATCAAAAAGTTCGCGCCAAATATCCGTAGCGTTATTGTGGATGGCACGAAGGAAGAGCGAAATCAAATCGTAAACGAGCTATCAGAAATCGATGTACTCATTACTTCGTATCCGCTCTTGCGTCGTGATCATGCCCAGTTCGAGGAGAATTCCTTCCACACCTTGATTTTGGATGAAGCGCAGACCTTCAAAAACTATGTGACTCAAACAGCTCAGACAGTAAAACGAATAAAAGCCAAGCATCGCTTTGCTCTTACGGGAACACCTGTGGAAAACAGGGTAGAAGAGCTGTGGTCCATCTACGATGCTGTTTTCCCTGAACTTTTTCCGGCACGAAAGGAATTCCTCGACTTGCCGCGAGATACGATTGCGAAGCGAACGCGTCCATTTTTATTGCGCAGGCTCAAGACTGAGGTACTAAAGGAATTGCCGGCCAAAATTGAAACACTGCAAAGCGCAAGACTGTTGCCTGAACAGAAAAAGCTGTATGTCGCCTACTTGGCGCAGCTCCAACAGGAAACAGTGAAGCATCTGTACAATAAAGGCTTTCAAAAGAATCGGATCAAAATTCTCGCTGGCTTGACGAGACTGCGCCAAATATGTTGTCATCCAGCGCTGTTCGTCAAAGAGTATGACGGAGGGTCATCCAAGCTCGAACAGCTATTTGAGATTATTGGTGAATGCAAAAATGCTAGGAAGCGCGTTTTGCTCTTTTCTCAATTTACGGAGATGCTAGGGATAATCGGACGCGAGCTGGGGTATCACGGTGTCCCGTTTTTCTATCTGGATGGACAGACGCCAGTAGCAGAGAGACTAGATTTGTGCAACCGATTTAACGAGGGAGAGCGGGATTTGTTTCTCATGTCTTTGAAAGCTGGGGGAACTGGATTAAATGTGACGGGTGCGGACACCGTAATCTTGTATGATCTGTGGTGGAATCCCGCTGTGGAACAACAGGCAGCTGATCGTGCCCATCGTATCGGACAAAAGAACGTCGTTCAAGTGATCAGGCTTGTTGCAGAGGGAACGGTCGAAGAGAAAATGTACGAGCTGCAACAAAAAAAGAAAAACTTGATCGAGGAAATCATTACACCGGGGCAAGAGGCAATCTCAGCTTTAACCGAGCAAGAAATACGCGAATTGCTGATGATTTAA
- a CDS encoding CotS family spore coat protein has protein sequence MEQYVIKPWDTREGNAETPANWDMTVPPEVDAIADQVIKEYDMSVKSRTLITSKPDKGGAIWRIETDKGPRSLKVLHRTPERSLYSVAFQEYVVKQGARVPALIPARNGSLFVEKGGKLWIVTDWIALQPATKVDLVGAQELCYGLGEFHRHSKGYVPPAGAKNSSRLYRWPNHYQKIAKKIGWMREVAKAYSETPTSKSILAVVDHYEQQAWAALEKLKTSAYPKMIKTGEAHWGLVHQDYGWSNGQNGPGGLWVIDLDGVSYDLPFRDLRKLITSTMDDMGVWDVTWMRGMIEAYHKANPLDRESFEVLLNDMAVPNEFYKHLKEMFYNPEIFLSTEAEGILQRVLTGDKTKDAALAELAKDISKYEPGNYDQITEVVEPQRLASGIQEFIPVAVSTPPTESLLEEPKDKESMSKVSKEKDSKVKGSKVKEPASDQVASSLPTSDQEESQQEGAEADQSTTRRTRISFSGNAPFTPSAPLATSEARNLVRRNKKRGMSSAVSKSSSNKSSKPQRRVKVSINVKAKSPQAKPASQRKNKKGTVWTSKQQSRTVTSNKSKKVAKTAKPSRKFINDQMKKQRQKSKKTRGN, from the coding sequence ATGGAACAATATGTGATTAAGCCATGGGATACCCGAGAAGGGAATGCGGAAACGCCGGCTAACTGGGATATGACAGTGCCACCGGAAGTAGATGCGATCGCAGACCAAGTGATCAAAGAGTATGACATGTCGGTGAAGAGTCGTACACTCATTACTTCCAAGCCAGACAAAGGCGGGGCTATTTGGCGCATCGAGACAGATAAAGGTCCGCGCAGCCTAAAGGTACTGCACCGTACGCCTGAACGCAGTCTCTATAGTGTGGCTTTCCAAGAATACGTCGTCAAACAGGGGGCAAGAGTACCAGCATTGATTCCTGCCCGAAATGGCAGTCTTTTTGTAGAAAAGGGTGGGAAACTTTGGATTGTTACCGATTGGATTGCCTTGCAACCGGCAACAAAAGTAGATTTGGTAGGCGCGCAAGAGCTTTGCTACGGTCTTGGTGAATTCCATCGTCATTCGAAAGGCTATGTTCCGCCCGCAGGAGCCAAAAACTCTTCCCGTTTATATCGTTGGCCCAATCATTATCAAAAGATTGCCAAAAAAATCGGGTGGATGCGGGAAGTAGCAAAAGCCTACAGTGAAACCCCAACAAGCAAATCCATTTTGGCCGTCGTCGATCACTATGAACAGCAAGCATGGGCAGCCTTAGAGAAATTAAAAACATCTGCCTATCCAAAAATGATCAAAACGGGAGAGGCGCACTGGGGATTGGTGCACCAAGATTACGGCTGGTCAAATGGTCAAAATGGTCCGGGAGGGCTTTGGGTCATCGACCTGGATGGCGTGTCGTACGATTTGCCGTTTCGGGATTTGCGCAAGCTCATCACCAGTACGATGGATGATATGGGCGTCTGGGATGTTACCTGGATGCGCGGTATGATCGAAGCCTATCATAAGGCAAATCCACTGGATCGCGAATCGTTTGAAGTGCTCTTAAATGATATGGCAGTGCCAAACGAATTTTATAAGCACCTCAAAGAGATGTTTTATAATCCCGAAATCTTTCTGTCGACGGAAGCGGAAGGCATTCTGCAGCGAGTGTTGACGGGGGATAAAACGAAAGATGCTGCATTGGCAGAGCTCGCAAAAGACATCAGCAAATACGAACCAGGCAACTACGACCAAATAACGGAAGTGGTTGAACCGCAAAGGCTAGCGTCAGGTATCCAGGAATTCATACCTGTTGCGGTATCCACTCCACCGACAGAGTCTTTGCTCGAGGAGCCGAAAGACAAAGAGTCCATGAGCAAGGTGTCTAAGGAGAAAGATTCGAAGGTGAAGGGATCCAAAGTCAAGGAGCCTGCAAGCGATCAGGTAGCCAGCTCACTTCCGACTTCCGACCAGGAAGAAAGCCAGCAGGAAGGGGCAGAGGCAGACCAAAGCACTACCCGCAGAACTCGAATCTCATTTTCGGGCAATGCTCCTTTTACGCCATCAGCGCCACTCGCTACGAGCGAAGCACGAAACCTCGTTCGTCGAAACAAAAAACGGGGGATGAGCTCAGCTGTCTCAAAAAGCAGCAGCAATAAGTCAAGCAAGCCTCAAAGGAGAGTAAAGGTCTCTATCAATGTAAAGGCCAAATCACCACAAGCAAAACCCGCAAGTCAAAGGAAAAACAAAAAAGGAACTGTGTGGACATCTAAACAGCAGTCCCGGACCGTCACTTCCAACAAGAGCAAGAAAGTTGCCAAGACGGCGAAACCAAGCCGTAAATTCATCAACGATCAGATGAAGAAGCAGCGTCAAAAATCAAAGAAGACGAGAGGCAACTAA
- a CDS encoding ABC transporter ATP-binding protein, protein MNRTPIAPMGVGKLLDKSFSVYRQYFGAFFLLALIWFGPLLLLQQLLLVDLTRVPLLAQDTEGMDFAESLGARFAGQEEFMTQSLPMLLIFIFLVAPILLIIAYPQMISGSILLTKAALEGETLSLKDALKGALRRFWPLAGSTFLYGVIAFAVSTAFVIVYGLIFVMIAFAGGMTFETMFDPSDEGSIVLMIVLVLFGYLFLIAGMMLVPGFFLIRWGFYMPLVLFERDGVGIGQSWNMTKGNFWRLFGLFVVLSVIYSMFSSGMQLVLTGVLGTSILAQIILVALTCLLTPWMAIVYALAYFDLRVRKEGTDLQELVSRQLATSAPVEPATPTPAQEPGVTHD, encoded by the coding sequence ATGAATCGTACGCCGATTGCCCCCATGGGAGTGGGGAAGCTGTTGGACAAGAGCTTTTCTGTATATCGCCAGTATTTTGGAGCATTCTTTTTGCTGGCTTTAATTTGGTTCGGTCCATTGTTACTCCTGCAGCAACTGCTTCTGGTTGACCTTACCAGAGTGCCTTTGCTCGCACAAGATACAGAAGGTATGGACTTTGCGGAATCGTTAGGCGCAAGGTTTGCCGGACAAGAAGAATTTATGACACAAAGCCTTCCTATGCTGCTCATATTCATATTCCTTGTCGCACCAATCCTTTTGATCATCGCCTACCCGCAAATGATTTCCGGTTCGATTTTACTGACGAAGGCTGCTCTCGAGGGAGAGACTTTGAGCTTAAAAGATGCCTTGAAGGGGGCACTTCGTCGATTTTGGCCGCTCGCGGGCAGTACTTTCCTATATGGAGTAATCGCGTTTGCAGTGTCGACAGCATTTGTCATCGTATATGGATTGATTTTCGTCATGATCGCCTTCGCGGGTGGAATGACATTTGAAACCATGTTTGATCCGTCAGATGAAGGCAGCATTGTGCTTATGATCGTTTTAGTTTTATTTGGCTATTTATTCTTAATTGCTGGGATGATGCTCGTACCGGGCTTTTTCTTAATTCGTTGGGGTTTTTATATGCCGCTCGTTCTGTTCGAACGTGATGGTGTCGGAATCGGTCAGAGCTGGAATATGACAAAAGGAAACTTTTGGCGTTTATTTGGTCTTTTTGTTGTTCTCAGTGTGATCTACTCGATGTTCTCTAGCGGCATGCAATTAGTACTCACTGGCGTCTTAGGTACATCTATCCTCGCGCAAATCATTTTGGTTGCACTTACCTGCCTCTTGACCCCTTGGATGGCCATTGTTTACGCGTTGGCTTACTTTGATCTGCGCGTGAGAAAAGAAGGGACAGATTTACAAGAGCTAGTAAGCCGTCAGCTTGCCACATCTGCACCAGTAGAACCAGCAACTCCTACCCCTGCACAAGAGCCGGGAGTTACCCATGATTAG
- a CDS encoding MoxR family ATPase has translation MEQLLQQMEKELVGQRQNVRLLLTALVAGGHVLLEGVPGIGKTKMVRTLSELMGGVSKRVQFTPDMMPSDIIGHVVFNMQQNQFETIKGPVFANLLLADEINRTPPKTQAALLEAMEEGQVTIHGITYPLPDPFFVVATQNPVEYEGTYVLPEAQLDRFLFKLTMSYPSHENEKQILAKHIPNKRSHERNQEPLFTWEAILEKRRQLEEVVVDDSILEYITTLIRNTRETKRLLLGASSRAGIAVLMASKAWALLDNRKFVTPDDVKMVARPALRHRLILSPQVELEGGTSDHIIEETLAAIPVPR, from the coding sequence GTGGAGCAATTGTTGCAACAAATGGAAAAAGAGCTGGTTGGTCAGCGGCAAAATGTTCGGCTACTGCTAACAGCTTTGGTTGCCGGCGGACACGTTTTGCTAGAAGGTGTACCTGGTATCGGAAAGACGAAAATGGTCAGGACCTTATCGGAATTGATGGGGGGCGTAAGCAAGCGCGTCCAGTTTACGCCTGACATGATGCCATCGGACATTATTGGTCACGTGGTGTTCAATATGCAGCAGAACCAGTTTGAGACAATCAAAGGTCCTGTTTTCGCTAACTTATTGCTGGCGGACGAGATCAACCGGACACCGCCGAAAACCCAAGCGGCCCTTTTAGAAGCAATGGAGGAAGGGCAAGTGACGATTCATGGTATCACTTATCCTTTGCCAGATCCGTTTTTCGTCGTCGCTACGCAAAACCCGGTGGAATACGAAGGAACGTATGTGTTGCCGGAGGCTCAGCTTGATCGCTTTTTGTTCAAGCTAACGATGTCGTATCCATCGCATGAAAATGAAAAGCAAATCCTCGCTAAACATATTCCCAACAAGCGCAGCCACGAGCGTAATCAAGAGCCGCTCTTTACATGGGAGGCGATTTTGGAGAAGCGACGCCAATTAGAAGAAGTGGTTGTGGATGATTCGATTTTGGAGTACATCACGACACTGATTCGCAATACACGCGAAACGAAACGTTTGCTCTTAGGTGCCAGCTCTCGTGCTGGAATCGCTGTGTTGATGGCGAGCAAAGCCTGGGCACTTTTGGACAATCGCAAGTTTGTGACGCCTGATGACGTGAAGATGGTGGCTCGCCCTGCATTGCGGCACCGACTCATACTGTCACCGCAGGTAGAATTGGAGGGGGGTACCAGTGACCACATCATCGAAGAGACGCTGGCGGCTATTCCAGTTCCTCGCTGA
- a CDS encoding glycosyltransferase family 4 protein: MKVIMVCTEKLPVPPIRGGAIQTYIAGIADILGRHHELTILGTSDPTLPMDEKVRNARYVRVEGQGVFEIYAREVAAFLSANNYDVIHVFNRPRMVPIIREVCPNARIILSMHNDMFDPVKIGQAEAARAVAETERIITISDYVGRVIASLHPEAANKVRTIYSGVNLETFVPVERSNTAQKIRQELRATHNLGNKQVILFVGRLTPKKGADILVRAMNELRSYHSNIALVLVGGSWYGENKISDYAAYVRSLANRSPVPVITTGFVPADQIHHWFWAGDVFVCPSQWEEPLARVHYEAMAAGLPFVTTKRGGNAEVIIGGNGLLIEQPEDPQAFALQLKQLLSSRDLQRQMGRSGRQLAEQRFTWDRVASDVLDVWNNKGR, encoded by the coding sequence ATGAAAGTTATTATGGTCTGTACAGAAAAATTGCCAGTCCCTCCTATACGAGGGGGAGCGATTCAGACATATATTGCAGGGATTGCAGATATTCTAGGGAGGCATCACGAGCTGACTATCCTGGGAACGTCGGATCCCACGCTACCAATGGATGAAAAAGTTCGCAATGCACGTTATGTGCGGGTAGAGGGTCAAGGGGTGTTCGAGATTTATGCACGCGAAGTAGCCGCTTTCCTAAGTGCGAACAACTATGATGTCATCCATGTTTTTAACCGACCGCGGATGGTTCCCATCATTCGTGAGGTATGCCCGAACGCACGTATCATTCTAAGTATGCACAATGATATGTTTGATCCGGTAAAAATAGGGCAGGCAGAAGCTGCTAGAGCGGTTGCTGAAACAGAACGCATCATCACGATCAGTGATTATGTCGGTCGGGTCATTGCCTCGTTGCATCCAGAAGCCGCAAATAAGGTTCGCACGATTTATTCAGGTGTGAACTTGGAAACATTCGTTCCGGTGGAAAGATCCAATACGGCACAAAAGATTCGTCAGGAACTGCGGGCGACGCATAATCTTGGCAACAAACAAGTGATTTTGTTTGTAGGACGATTGACGCCGAAAAAAGGAGCCGACATTCTAGTTCGTGCGATGAATGAACTCCGCTCCTACCATTCCAACATCGCTCTCGTCTTGGTTGGAGGGTCCTGGTATGGTGAAAATAAAATCAGTGACTATGCAGCGTATGTACGCTCATTAGCGAATCGTTCGCCTGTTCCGGTTATAACTACGGGATTTGTTCCGGCAGATCAGATTCACCACTGGTTCTGGGCGGGGGACGTTTTTGTCTGTCCTTCGCAATGGGAGGAACCACTGGCACGTGTCCATTATGAAGCGATGGCTGCCGGTCTGCCTTTTGTCACGACAAAACGGGGTGGAAATGCTGAGGTGATCATTGGAGGCAATGGACTGTTGATCGAGCAGCCGGAGGACCCTCAAGCGTTTGCTTTACAGCTGAAACAACTGTTGTCCAGCCGCGATCTCCAACGTCAAATGGGGAGAAGCGGACGCCAGCTTGCCGAACAAAGATTTACATGGGATCGAGTCGCAAGCGATGTGCTAGACGTATGGAATAACAAGGGTAGGTAA